In a single window of the Silurus meridionalis isolate SWU-2019-XX chromosome 8, ASM1480568v1, whole genome shotgun sequence genome:
- the khk gene encoding ketohexokinase isoform X2, with protein MEQKKILCVGLVCLDIINVVDQFPEEDTDTRCVSQRWQRGGNASNSCTVLSLLGAPCAFMGSLAAGPIADFIVGDFSRRGVDISSVAWQQRGETPCACCIVCQKSGSRTVVLYDTNLPDVCADDFSKLDLRQYKWIHFEGRNADEQVKMIEQVKSFNATQEEKNRITVSVEIEKTRPSLYQLFPHGDVVFVSKDVAMHFGFDSAASAVKGFYGRVKDGAVLICAWAEKGADAKGPDGTVLHSEAFPPEKLVDTLGAGDTFNASVIYSLSRGGSLQEALTFGCQIAGKKCGVHGYDGIVL; from the exons ATGGAGCAGAAGAAGATCCTGTGTGTTGGGTTGGTGTGTTTGGACATCATTAACGTGGTGGATCAGTTTCCGGAAGAGGACACGGACACCAG aTGTGTGTCTCAGAGGTGGCAGCGAGGTGGGAATGCCTCCAACTCCTGCACAGTTCTGTCTCTGCTCGGTGCTCCCTGTGCCTTCATGGGTTCTCTGGCTGCAGGACCAATTGCTGA CTTCATCGTGGGGGATTTTAGCCGCCGTGGTGTGGATATTTCCAGCGTAGCGTGGCAGCAGCGCGGCGAGACGCCGTGTGCGTGTTGTATTGTTTGTCAAAAGTCGGGTTCTCGCACCGTCGTGCTCTACGACAC AAACCTGCCTGATGTTTGTGCAGATGATTTCTCAAAGCTGGATCTCAGGCAGTATAAATGGATTCACTTTGAG ggTCGTAATGCTGATGAACAGGTGAAGATGATTGAGCAGGTTAAAAGCTTCAATGCCACACAGGAGGAGAAGAACAGGATCACCGTCTCTGTGGAGATCGAGAAAACCCGTCCCTCACTCTATCAGCTCTTCCCCCATGGAGACGTG gtgtttgTAAGTAAAGATGTGGCGATGCATTTCGGCTTCGATTCGGCTGCCAGTGCAGTGAAGGGTTTTTACGGCCGTGTGAAAGACGG ggcaGTGTTGATCTGTGCCTGGGCGGAGAAAGGTGCTGATGCTAAGGGTCCTGATGGTACTGTTCTGCACTCTGAAGCTTTCCCTCCGGAGAAACTGGTGGACACACTCGGGGCTGGAGACACCTTTAATGCCTCGGTCATTTACAGTCTGTCTCGTG GAGGGTCTTTACAGGAAGCACTCACATTTGGCTGCCAGATTGCGGGAAAGAAATGCGGCGTTCACGGCTACGATGGGATTGTTCTGTAA
- the khk gene encoding ketohexokinase isoform X1, with the protein MEQKKILCVGLVCLDIINVVDQFPEEDTDTRCVSQRWQRGGNASNSCTVLSLLGAPCAFMGSLAAGPIADYILNDFKLFHIDVSLVTEHAQCSCPASVVISNQTSGTRTILHMNRNLPDVCADDFSKLDLRQYKWIHFEGRNADEQVKMIEQVKSFNATQEEKNRITVSVEIEKTRPSLYQLFPHGDVVFVSKDVAMHFGFDSAASAVKGFYGRVKDGAVLICAWAEKGADAKGPDGTVLHSEAFPPEKLVDTLGAGDTFNASVIYSLSRGGSLQEALTFGCQIAGKKCGVHGYDGIVL; encoded by the exons ATGGAGCAGAAGAAGATCCTGTGTGTTGGGTTGGTGTGTTTGGACATCATTAACGTGGTGGATCAGTTTCCGGAAGAGGACACGGACACCAG aTGTGTGTCTCAGAGGTGGCAGCGAGGTGGGAATGCCTCCAACTCCTGCACAGTTCTGTCTCTGCTCGGTGCTCCCTGTGCCTTCATGGGTTCTCTGGCTGCAGGACCAATTGCTGA CTACATCCTGAATGATTTTAAATTGTTCCACATTGATGTGTCTCTTGTCACTGAGCATGCTCAGTGCTCATGCCCCGCCTCCGTCGTCATCAGCAACCAGACCAGTGGCACGCGCACCATCTTGCACAtgaacag AAACCTGCCTGATGTTTGTGCAGATGATTTCTCAAAGCTGGATCTCAGGCAGTATAAATGGATTCACTTTGAG ggTCGTAATGCTGATGAACAGGTGAAGATGATTGAGCAGGTTAAAAGCTTCAATGCCACACAGGAGGAGAAGAACAGGATCACCGTCTCTGTGGAGATCGAGAAAACCCGTCCCTCACTCTATCAGCTCTTCCCCCATGGAGACGTG gtgtttgTAAGTAAAGATGTGGCGATGCATTTCGGCTTCGATTCGGCTGCCAGTGCAGTGAAGGGTTTTTACGGCCGTGTGAAAGACGG ggcaGTGTTGATCTGTGCCTGGGCGGAGAAAGGTGCTGATGCTAAGGGTCCTGATGGTACTGTTCTGCACTCTGAAGCTTTCCCTCCGGAGAAACTGGTGGACACACTCGGGGCTGGAGACACCTTTAATGCCTCGGTCATTTACAGTCTGTCTCGTG GAGGGTCTTTACAGGAAGCACTCACATTTGGCTGCCAGATTGCGGGAAAGAAATGCGGCGTTCACGGCTACGATGGGATTGTTCTGTAA
- the khk gene encoding ketohexokinase isoform X3, with protein sequence MEQKKILCVGLVCLDIINVVDQFPEEDTDTRCVSQRWQRGGNASNSCTVLSLLGAPCAFMGSLAAGPIADNQTSGTRTILHMNRNLPDVCADDFSKLDLRQYKWIHFEGRNADEQVKMIEQVKSFNATQEEKNRITVSVEIEKTRPSLYQLFPHGDVVFVSKDVAMHFGFDSAASAVKGFYGRVKDGAVLICAWAEKGADAKGPDGTVLHSEAFPPEKLVDTLGAGDTFNASVIYSLSRGGSLQEALTFGCQIAGKKCGVHGYDGIVL encoded by the exons ATGGAGCAGAAGAAGATCCTGTGTGTTGGGTTGGTGTGTTTGGACATCATTAACGTGGTGGATCAGTTTCCGGAAGAGGACACGGACACCAG aTGTGTGTCTCAGAGGTGGCAGCGAGGTGGGAATGCCTCCAACTCCTGCACAGTTCTGTCTCTGCTCGGTGCTCCCTGTGCCTTCATGGGTTCTCTGGCTGCAGGACCAATTGCTGA CAACCAGACCAGTGGCACGCGCACCATCTTGCACAtgaacag AAACCTGCCTGATGTTTGTGCAGATGATTTCTCAAAGCTGGATCTCAGGCAGTATAAATGGATTCACTTTGAG ggTCGTAATGCTGATGAACAGGTGAAGATGATTGAGCAGGTTAAAAGCTTCAATGCCACACAGGAGGAGAAGAACAGGATCACCGTCTCTGTGGAGATCGAGAAAACCCGTCCCTCACTCTATCAGCTCTTCCCCCATGGAGACGTG gtgtttgTAAGTAAAGATGTGGCGATGCATTTCGGCTTCGATTCGGCTGCCAGTGCAGTGAAGGGTTTTTACGGCCGTGTGAAAGACGG ggcaGTGTTGATCTGTGCCTGGGCGGAGAAAGGTGCTGATGCTAAGGGTCCTGATGGTACTGTTCTGCACTCTGAAGCTTTCCCTCCGGAGAAACTGGTGGACACACTCGGGGCTGGAGACACCTTTAATGCCTCGGTCATTTACAGTCTGTCTCGTG GAGGGTCTTTACAGGAAGCACTCACATTTGGCTGCCAGATTGCGGGAAAGAAATGCGGCGTTCACGGCTACGATGGGATTGTTCTGTAA